A window from Telopea speciosissima isolate NSW1024214 ecotype Mountain lineage chromosome 8, Tspe_v1, whole genome shotgun sequence encodes these proteins:
- the LOC122671201 gene encoding protein STICHEL-like 2 produces the protein MCSFFYDCCDQKLGEPLLLLSLGYRTVFSRMSDGPRHSADIPLSKALVALRRVRSLRDPSTNSMSKFTAFVDNLSWEANSCHGMLNSCHEGGLKNHSFHDSQNFSLDGRKVEFDGDPELGFSSRRSSCKSVLSKNTHNIGIRSSDIREYSKSKCDVIHGNKSSSEIHFGNHRDKALQLACVPTSSDHMEHVDSYGEPALGSGRLERVDPTVKRKSGYGARTKSSLVEANVVGSNVSSPNPSVSDVRLEGSSHSTSLFANEEVDRYHHGCGISRCWSRTPRLRESNLPSDFEDYPLLSRECGEMDRSGQGQSCTYSKRKITHYSGSPSNFCQKFRPRSFNDLVGQHVVARSLLNAILKGRITSFYLFHGPRGTGKTSTSKIFAAALNCLSLEEHRPCWIMIEILLSFVIAEANLQKLRHALKVLSETEKQLRSSKNQTTWLTVALLQLSSVESSSLDANDSRVCLRTVSERDEGFGRISSTREILKHPVSYLCDENKSHNSEMHGDCKEKLENIWSRVMESCHSNTLKSFLQKEGRLASVCINQGLAIAEVEFYHRDHVFRAEKSWKLIAGLLQHVLGCNVEIRINLVPCTATKTAKVKKQSFCLLSCSRGMEDNSSSISEDGDDQFNDSNFISGRVRKREKSIDICSDSQSQNSIICSHSKEAANTSRNNEVISQSTGIFSLHRSEQHDTQKVSHLGVGLNEEEGNNHESQVFAIEEPENQPSYFSKTLRLHQTLCSSSSLHTICLEIQQDNKLELAIPRKTYFCLTDPYILCSSSNTHCYSSGDEDGQRKESRVSSRIHCWRAPKFPFKKAWKLRQQQQQQSSKLMGCILSCVSAR, from the exons atgtgttctttcttttatgATTGCTGTGATCAGAAATTGGGTGAACCTCTGCTTCTCCTCTCTTTAG GTTATAGAACTGTATTTTCGAGAATGTCCGATGGACCGCGTCATTCTGCTGATATTCCTCTCTCTAAAGCTCTTGTTGCACTTAGAAGAGTTCGATCACTGAGGGACCCATCAACAAACTCCATGAGCAAATTCACTGCTTTTGTTGACAATTTGAGCTGGGAAGCCAATTCTTGCCATGGTATGCTGAACAGTTGCCATGAAGGTGGCCTGAAGAATCACAGTTTTCATGACTCTCAGAACTTCAGTTTAGATGGAAGGAAAGTTGAGTTTGACGGTGACCCTGAATTGGGTTTTAGTTCAAGAAGATCTAGTTGCAAGTCAGTTTTATCAAAGAACACACATAATATAGGAATTAGAAGCTCAGACATCCGAGAATATTCTAAATCAAAATGTGATGTGATCCATGGGAACAAATCATCCAGTGAAATCCATTTCGGTAATCATAGGGACAAAGCATTACAGTTGGCATGTGTGCCTACTTCCAGTGACCATATGGAGCATGTTGATTCATATGGCGAACCAGCTTTAGGATCTGGACGCTTAGAAAGAGTTGATCCTACTGTAAAAAGGAAATCTGGATATGGTGCAAGAACAAAATCATCTCTGGTAGAAGCCAATGTTGTGGGGAGTAATGTAAGTAGTCCAAATCCATCCGTAAGCGATGTCCGGCTGGAAGGTTCGAGCCATAGCACATCACTTTTTGCAAATGAGGAGGTGGATCGCTATCATCATGGATGTGGAATTAGCCGCTGCTGGTCAAGAACCCCAAGGTTGAGAGAGTCAAACCTTCCTTCTGATTTCGAGGATTATCCCCTGTTATCGAGGGAATGCGGGGAGATGGATAGATCTGGACAGGGACAGAGCTGCACATATAGTAAGAGAAAAATTACTCATTATTCAGGCAGTCCTAGCAACTTCTGTCAGAAATTCAGGCCAAGATCTTTCAATGATTTGGTTGGACAGCACGTAGTAGCACGGTCTCTCCTGAATGCTATTTTAAAGGGAAGAATAACATCATTTTATCTCTTCCATGGACCCCGTGGTACAGGTAAGACTTCAACCTCTAAGATCTTTGCAGCAGCTCTGAATTGTCTTtcct tGGAGGAGCACAGGCCATGTTGGATCATGATCGAAATT CTACTATCCTTTGTCATAGCTGAAGCAAACTTACAAAAGTTGAGGCATGCCTTAAAAGTACTTTCTGAAACCGAGAAACAGTTGAGGTCATCAAAGAATCAGACAACCTGGCTAACAGTTGCACTCCTACAGTTAAGTTCTGTAGAATCATCATCTTTGGATGCAAATGATTCAAGAGTGTGCCTGAGAACTGTATCTGAGAGAG ATGAAGGCTTCGGCCGCATATCTTCTACTAGAGAGATTTTGAAACATCCTGTGTCTTATTTGTGTGATGAAAACAAGTCCCATAATTCAGAGATGCATGGAGATTGTAAAGAGAAACTAGAAAATATATGGAGCAGAGTCATGGAAAGCTGCCACTCAAATACACTCAAGAGCTTTTTACAGAAAGAAGGGAGGTTGGCTTCTGTTTGTATCAACCAAG GTCTGGCAATAGCTGAAGTGGAATTCTATCATCGTGATCATGTGTTCAGGGCAGAAAAATCATGGAAACTGATTGCTGGTTTGCTTCAACATGTGCTGGGTTGTAATGTAGAGATTAGAATCAATCTTGTTCCATGTACTGCAACAAAGACTGCCAAAGTGAAGAAGCAATCCTTCTGTTTGTTGAGTTGCTCCCGTGGAATGGAAGACAATTCATCCTCAATCTCAGAAGATGGAGATGACCAATTCAATGACTCTAATTTCATCTctggaagagtaagaaaacGGGAAAAGTCAATTGACATTTGCTCTGATTCTCAGTCCCAGAACTCAATTATCTGCTCTCATAGTAAAGAAGCAGCAAATACCTCCAGAAATAATGAAGTAATTTCTCAGAGCACTGGGATCTTCTCACTGCACAGATCAGAGCAACATGATACACAAAAGGTGTCCCATTTAGGAGTTGGCTTGAATGAAGAAGAGGGAAACAACCATGAGAGTCAGGTTTTTGCTATTGAAGAACCTGAGAATCAGCCAAGCTACTTCTCAAAGACTCTGAGGCTTCATCAAACATTATGTTCATCCAGTTCTTTGCATACTATTTGTTTGGAGATCCAGCAAGACAACAAACTCGAATTGGCTATTCCTCGGAAGACATATTTTTGTTTAACTGATCCTTATATTCTCTGCTCCAGTTCCAACACCCACTGTTACAGCTCTGGGGATGAGGATGG CCAAAGGAAGGAATCAAGGGTGAGCTCAAGGATACATTGTTGGAGAGCCCCAAAGTTTCCCTTTAAAAAG GCTTGGAAGctgaggcagcagcagcagcagcagagttCTAAGTTAATGGGTTGCATCCTTTCATGTGTGAGTGCACGGTAG